A stretch of DNA from Gimesia chilikensis:
ATTGAAATCGACACCCTCAATCACTGTGTTCTTAACTTCAACATTCTTTCTGGGAGATAAACATGATGGACGATCATCTTGACCAATTTATGGAAGATCATCTCAACGGTGGCTATGGCGACATATTAGACGAACAAGCAGCAGATGAGTTCGCCGAAGAATTCGACGAATATCTTCCTTTTGACGAGCCGTGGGATGATATTCTGCAACAACAGGAACTGGAAGATTTCGAGCAGGCAGACGAGTATTTCGGCTTCTTCGGCTACGACGAATTCTAATCTCTAAGTTCCTAAAACAAGACACCCACAAGACTGATCCAAGAATCACTGCGATTCTTGCATCAGTTTTTTTCTTTTAAGGGGAGATCATTTTATGGGGTGGACGTATCCGACAGACGTTTCAAGAAAAGAACTCATTCAACAGCGGACTAAATCATGGCAACGCGAGATTAATGGAGTGACTGTTAAATCGACTTGCCTCTCTCACTGTTTCCGAGGCGGTAGATTTAGCGGCGTGCTATGGGCGGTATTTGAGCGGACGTTTGAAAAAGGTGGCGAGCAGGTTGAACGAACGCAACGCTGGATTACCTGCGACTTAATTCGCTGCCATGGAGGGGACTGGGGTTACAAGGACATGCAGGAAGCCGAACATCCTTATTACTATTCCTGCCCACAAAAATATCTGGATCTGGTGCCTACAGAAGAGTTTGGCGGCAATGCCGAATGGCGATCTCAGGTGAGACTTTACCACCAAAAACAGCTTGAAAAAAGGCGTCAGAAGAAGCCTCAAGGTCTCACTCAATGACACCCGCATGAGCTCTATAACAAACATTCTTCATTTTATTTACAGGAGATGCCAATGACTGATCGCACAGAAGCAGAAGCCATCCGTCGGGTGATGACTCAAAGCATTAATGCTGTTGAGGGTAGTCGAGAATTTTTGGAAGCGAAGCACGGACAGGTCTGGGATACCAGTGAACTCCAGCAGGAGTTCGAAGTGCTGGGGTTTTGTAGTCCATGCTGTGTCGTCCGCAATCGTTCTAATTCACAGAGGGGGACCGTGTTTTTTCAGCATAATCCTCGTTTCTATTTCGGTTTCGAACCTGAATAAATCCTTATTGTGTCTGTGGAGTCAGGGAGGACTTTGCAGACACCTTCATTATATATTGGAGACTTAAATGTGAACGATAAGAAATGCAGACGGAATAATCCAGCCAAGATCATTCCCAATTCATTAAAGAAACCTCGATCATCTGCACGAACCTATTATGGCAAAGGCGTTTCCCGTCAGATGAGATGCTGAGAGCTCTCACTCAGATTGAACTTGTCAGTTTGACAACTTGAATCGTTGGGCTGGGGATGAGTGCCTGTGAAATCCTCCGTGATTCCGCAGACACCCAAATTGACCTCAACCCCAGACAACAAATCTGGGATCAATCGAAAACCCACATTGGTCACATTTTGTATCCGTCATCGAAATCTTTCCCTTTTCGCAATGTGGGCAAATATCAGAATCAAGTAGAATCTTGCAATCTTTCCCCATTTCAATTCCGCATTCAGGGCATGAGTGATTTTCAAACTCGAAAGCCCATTCTCCCCAGCAACTAGGACAGTGATCGTGCGGGACAATCAGTATCTCGCCATTAACTATGTATCGTTGAAACGAAGCAACATTCCAAGTGCGATATAACTCTCCATTCTGACCTACTGAGTGTCCCGTATCTATTAGTTGTAAGAATCGATCATTTTCCCATTCACCAACTTCCAGAGTACAATTCAGGTCAATACTATATTTTTTCCCGATTCGCTTTCCTAATTCGGCGAGTTTTGATCGTAGTCCTTCCAACTCTGGGGAATCCAGTAACTCATCCACAGATACTTCAATCTCATCAATTAAGTCTTTGCCCTTCTGCACGCTTCCTGATCCATTTATGTAATTCCTCGTCGTCCGGTTTCTAAGCCGACTGAAAATGTAAACTGTCAATAATCTCTAATTCTGGCCGATGATTCGCAGTAATTCTAGGTCGTCCAAGTCTCTCATGTCTGTAACGTGTCGCCTGTAATTTACAGTTTACAAATCCTGACACCCGTAAGCCATCTGTCTAAAACAGAAATATAATATGCGGAGAAATTCAGATGGCGAAATCAACCGCGATTTATATGCGGGTATCAACCAAGGACCAGAAGCATGCCAGCCAGCTACCTGATCTGGAACGATGGTGCGAGGCCCATGGCGGGAAAGTCGTCTGGTTCAAAGACACATTCTCTGGCCGCACGATGAACCGTCCGGGGATGGACCAGCTCCTCGAATCACTTCGCATGGGCAAGCTGGATCGGATTGTTGTGTGGCGTCTTGATCGACTGGGGCGAACCACCAAAGGGCTCTGCCAACTCTTTGACGAACTGCGGGAACGCCGGGTTGATCTTGTCAGCCTTAAAGATGGATTCTCACTGGAATCTCCGGCTGGTCGACTCCATGCACGCATTCTTGCCTCGGTCGCGGAGTATGAGACTGAGATCAGAGCGGAACGAGTCGCAGCAGGGCAGGCCGTCGCTCGCAAGAAGGGAAAGAGGTGGGGAGGAAGCGAGAAGGGCTGGCGGTGGAAGGTCACTGACGATCAAGTCAATGCCATTCATGAGATGCGAGCTCAAGGCAAAGCAATCACAAAGATCGCCCGGGTGACTGGTCTTTCAAGACCAACGATCTACCGCGTACTGCGAGAAGTTCAGCCACTGTAAAAGAGTGGCTGGACGCATCAAATTGAGCTCGCACGAGGCGGTGGTGTTACAAAAATTGTTTTAGAGAATTGTGGGGTAGTTTATGTAATAAAGTTACCCCCGGAGGGGGCTTATAATGGACTAAACCCCCTATGGGTTTTATATGACCTTCATGGGACAAAGAATCGTCTATGGAAAGTTGGTAACAAAAATTGGATTATCTGGCAGGCTGATTCTGGGGAAATAATCTTGAAAACTATTAAACAAGCGGCGTCTTATAAATACCGGCGACAGGAAAATTTCATCAATCCTAAGAGTTTTCTGGCTGATCAATGACTCCCGTTTTCCAGATAACGTCTCTTTACCATTTGCTTGAAGCATCTGTAATCATTACTGGAAATGAGATCGTTGGTATCGATCCCAGTGAGTAACGTTCTATGCTCTCGCTTCGGTGGGAACTATAAAAAATGGGGTTCTTCCTGAATTTCAAATAACAAGACTTGACCCTGTAGTATGGTGCAAGGTGTATGATGGGGCAATGAAAGGAAGATTCAACATGAAATCACTCACGATTGGTCAGGTTGCGGAACGTTCTGGTGTCGGCGTCGAAGCTGTGCGGTTTTATGAACGGGAAGGATTAATCCCTAAGCCTGACCGGTCGTCTTCCGGTTATCGCCAATTCGATGACCAAACAATTGCCCGTTTGCAGTTTATCAGACGGGCCAAAGAACTCGGTTTCACGCTCACTGAAATCAAAGAACTGCTGTCACTACGGCTTGATGCAACAACAAGTTGTGCCGACATAAAAAGTCGGGCCGAAGCAAAGATCGCCGACTTCGATGAAAAGATTCGTACACTCAAACAGATGAAGAGGGCTTTGAACAAACTGACCAGCGAATGCAGTGGTCGAGGATCAATCAGTGAATGTTCGATTCTCGATGCTCTTGATTCCAAGCCAAGAAAATAACGGATACTTCCATTCTTTTGACCACGGGTATCAGCCTGTGATGGAAGCCTAGAACAGATTCCGACTCGTGTGTGAGTCAGGTGTGTCGCCTGCCTCAACACCGGCAGTATCCTTTTGGAAAGGAGACAATCATGCCACTCAAGAAAGGTGAAAAGTACCGCTGTCCCGACTCGAAGTGCGGTTGCGAAATCAAAGTGACTCAGGGGGCTGCTCCTGATTGCGGCGGCAATGAAAATCCTCACTGTTGCTGCGGTAAGGAGATGGTCCGAGTCGAGGGATGAAAAACTATCTTGTTCAGTCTGTGAGCAGGTATGTCGCCTGTTAAATGACTGAACGTACTCAAGTAAAGGAGATTATCATGCGAAAGAACTGGATTTGGGCAACTATGCTGGCGTTACCGCTGGCTGTGGGAGGCTGGGTTTACGCCGGTGTACAGACTAACCCAGACGCATCAAGCATTGAAGACAGTTTCGTTTGCCCAGTCACGGGTGAGGAACTTCCCTGTTCCAAGTGTTGTCCGCTCAAGTAAGCCAATAAACTTAGCTGAGCACACGCCCGTCAAAGAAGTTAGTTCTTCGACGGGCGTTTTCTACTTCTTCGCTGCTGCTTCTAATGTTTTGAGAACGTGACAACACTCGGCTGATTGAAACTCTCGACATTGGTTGAGACTTGTTTGCAGCACACGCTGAACGTGTCGCAAATCCTTCAATTTCTGTTTGATGTCGGAAAGCCGCTTTTCAATCAGACGCTGCACGTCCTCACAGGCTGAATTCTGATCGTCGGGCCTGTCGAGCAAAGCCTTGATGTCATCGAGTGTGAATCCGACGGCTTGAGCCGCCCGGATGAATTTCAGTTTCCGTAATGACTCTTCGCTGTACAGCCGGTAATTGCCAGCACTGCGGTCGTCCGGCTCGACCAGTCCGACCCGCTCATAGTAACGCACGGTTGTCGTGGGAAGTTTGGCGGATTTCGCCACTTGGCTGATCGTGAACTGTCTTGCCATTGCTGCTCCGAAAACTATCTGCTTGTGAGTATTTGCGTCCCCAAAGACGAAACTTAAAATATTATCCTCAAATCAGCTTGACCTTGCACTTAGGTACAACGTCGATAATAGGCGTAGAACGAAGATTCGACAAGAGTTCTTGCATCATGACTTCTACGGAAAGGTGATTCGATGACCGCAGAAACAACGACGGATAAACGACTTCATTGCCCCTCCTGCAATAAGAAAGCGAAGCGGGTATCACAGGTGACTTTGCGAGCGTTGCTCAAGGATCAGTTCGCTACCGAGATCGGCAGTGACGATCATTCGTGCTGCGATTCCCACAGTGGATGCACGTCCCTCACCGAGGACACCGGCTGGCGGTATTGCGATTCATCCGATTGCGATGTGGTTTACTTCTCCGAAACAGGCGACATCAGTTTTACGAAGTCACAACTCAATGTTCCTGTCGGTGTGAAGGAAACCAGCGGCGAACGGCCCCTGTGTTATTGTTTCGGACATTCGGTCGCCAGTATCAAGAACGAATTGCGTACGAAGGAACATTCTGATGCTCTGGAAGACATCCGGGACAAGATGAAAGCCCCCGGATGCCACTGCGAAACATCCAACCCCAGTGGTTCCTGTTGTCTGGGAAGCGTGTCCAAAGGTATTCGGATCGCTCAGAAGGAATTGGAGCTGAATGCCTCGAATGAGACGCCTACATCAATAGTGAAACCATCGACCGGACGTGTCGAGAAGTTCGCCCAGATCGGCACGGTCTTCTCGGCGATCATGGCATCGGCATGTTGCTGGCTCCCTCTGCTTCTGCTGGCAGTGGGCGTATCTGGGGCCGGAATTGCAGCCACACTGGAAACATATCGCCCGCTGTTCATAATTGTAACGTTTGGATTTCTTGGCTCGGCATTCTATTTCACCTACCGTCCCAAGAAGTTTGCTGCGGGAACAGGACACGGCTGCTGTCCCACGGAAACTATGGAGGCAGAGGACTGCTGTACCCCGAAAGCCAAACGTCGTTTCAACATGATGTCCTTGAACAAGGTGATGCTGTGGGGCGTGACGGTGTTGGCGGTCGCCTTCCTGTTCTTCCCCAGCTACGTCGGCTTATTATTCGGCACTGGTAATAATTCCGCCGTGACCGAGAATATGCATCGGGCAGTCTTTCAGATCGAGGGAATGACCTGCGAGGGCTGTGCCACAACGGTCGCTCAAGCAATCCGTCAGGTGCCCGGTGTTGTGGCTGTAGAAATCAGCTATGAAAAAAGGCAAGCTGCTGTCGGTGTGGAACCGGGCAGCCCAATCCCTAAGAAAGAAATTCTGGCAGCCTTGAAGAAGGCTGGATACAGCGGAAAAATTCTCAGCACGGAAGAAACATCCGAAGCAAGTGATCACATCATTACGGCAACAACACCCCCATCCATCGATGGTGACGACGAACAGTCAAGCAATATCCCGAACGAATTCTTTCTTCAAACAGTATTGAATATCGAAGGCATGACCTGCGAAGAATGTGCGAAGCGGGTTTCGGAGATGATCCACAGCGTTCCCGGTATCACCGACGTTCACGTCGATTTCGAGTCGGGCCGAGCAAACGTCCAAAGCCCGGCTTGTTGTGCTTTTCCCAAGGAGGCCGTGCTGTCTGCTGTGGAGAAATCTGGTTTCCATGGAAAAGTGATTGTGGAAGAGACTCCCGTCTCGACATCGAGCACCAAACAATAACGCCACACCGATTGGCAGGATTGTTACTTCCTAACTCGCTTCATGAAAGGAGCAAAACATGATGAATTTGAATGGATTCGCTGGAATGACTCTTGCCTTCGCTATGTTGGCTGCGTTCTCGGTAGTAGATGCTGGTGAAGATCAGGATCGCTCATTGACTTTAATGACATATTCCATCGGCATTCAAGGGATGACCTGCGAGACGTGTTCCGCTCACGCCCAAAAAGAACTCGCCGCTGTTCCCGGCGTGGTCAAGTCATCGGTAGATTGGAAGACAGGGCGTGCTTGGGTGACTGTCCAGTTACCTCGGCAGGAAGATGTTCGCACGGCAAACCCTCGACAGATCAGTACGAAACTTGCCACTGCCGTCGAGCGGTCCGGTTATAGGCCAACTGTGAATTATCTGTTGATCATCAAGGGAATGACCTGTGAGGCGTGTTCACAACACATTCAGGACGCCATTGTGAAAGTGCCCGGCGTGTCCGCAGCATCAGTGAACTACAAGGGAGGGTATGCCGTAGTCGTTCCGAAAGATAAAGCGAGGTATCTCGCACAGAATCTTGTCGCCGCCGTGAAGAAGGTGGGATACACGGCGACTGTTCATACGAGACCGTAGCCGTGACGCAAAGCAAGAGAAAAACACTATCATTATTGGTCTTTGTCGAGACGGTTACTTACGTAAAAGTGGCTGAACTTCTCTTCGAGGCGGATTCCGGCATCGATTACTAACACTCACCACAGGTAGAAATAATGAATCAAAACTACGATCTGGTCATCCTTGGGTCTGGTTCCACGGCCTTTGCAGCGGCTCTGGTAGCTCAAAAGATGGGATACACCTCCATTATGACAGAAGAACGAACCATTGGGGGAACTTGTGTAAATCGGGGCTGTCTGCCGTCGAAGAACCTGATCGAAGCGGCGAAGCTACTTCATGACGCTCACCATCCTCGCTACCCCGGCCTCACACCGTGTCGGATAAAACTCGATTTCTCGGCCTTGATCGCTCAAAAGAGAAAAGTCATTCAGGACTATCGGGAAAAGAAGTATGAAAGCCTGATTGATGGCCGTATTCATATCGAACAGGGGCACGTTCATTTCGTTGATCCACACACGGTTAAGGTCAATGGAAAGCTTCTTAGGGGAGAAAAGATATTGATCGCTACCGGCTCTCGTCCGATTGTTCCCGACATCGAGGGCTTAGATCAAGTGCCCTATCTGACGAGCGACTTGCTGACTGTGGACGAGGAAACCGAATTGACCGACTTACCGAAAACTCTACTGATCGTCGGAGGTGGGTACATTTCTTTGGAACTCGCCCAGATGTTTCACCGCTTCGGAACGGGAGTGACCATTCTTGAACGAAACCCTCAGTTGCTTGCTCATGGATACGAACCGGAAGTAGGACATTCCATCGGCAATGTATTTTCCGAAGAAGGAATTCAAGTCGTAGTGAATGCGTCGGTCCGCACTGTCCGTCAGGAAGATGATGAGGTTATTGCAACCGTTTTAGTCGGCGGGAAGAAAGTCGATTATCGAGCAGAGAAGCTGTTGGTTGCAACCGGTAGACGCCCCAATACGGATTACATAGGTATTGAGAAGTCCGAAGTGCAGGTAAACACGCATGATGAGATCAGTGTGGACGAATACCTGAGAACAAGCGTTCCACATATCTTCGCTGCCGGTGATGTAATTGGACAACATAGCGGGAGCCAGATGGCGACTCCTGTAGGAAGTCAGGACGGCGGCATCGCTGCCAGAAACGCTCTTTCCGATGACTTACGGTTTGTTGATCATCGGGTGATTCCCCGCTGTATCTTCACCGATCCACAAGTCGCTGTTGTCGGCATGACGGAAGAAGAAGCGGTTGTCGCAGGCCATCAGTGCTGGTACAATACTGTCCCGATGTCGCTTGTACCTCGTGCCGGTGCCATTCGAGACACAAGGGGCATCATCAAAATGGTGGCCGATGCCAATACGAATGAAGTGTTAGGTGTGTCGATGGTTGCTGCCAATGCGGGGGAAGTCATCCACGAAGCAGCGATGGCGTTGCGGTTTCGTGCTACGATACACGACTTTATCGACCTGCTTCATGTGTATCCCACGATGTCCGAGGCTCTCAAGATCGTTGCCATCTCGAAGTTCAAAGATCCCACCAAGCTCTCCTGCTGTGCGGAATAGTTTCGTAAACTTCGGGAAAGAATTCAAATAATCAGAGAACGATCGATATGAAGACAATAATTCTATTTCTGGTCACAGCATTCTTTGAAATAGCAGGCTGTTTTGCCTTCTGGGCGTGGCTGAGAATGAATCGATCTGCATGGTGGACAGTTCCGGGAACAATTTCACTTATCATTTTTGCTTTATTTCTCACAAGAGCAGAGTCGGACTTTGCTGGACGTTCCTAT
This window harbors:
- a CDS encoding recombinase family protein, giving the protein MAKSTAIYMRVSTKDQKHASQLPDLERWCEAHGGKVVWFKDTFSGRTMNRPGMDQLLESLRMGKLDRIVVWRLDRLGRTTKGLCQLFDELRERRVDLVSLKDGFSLESPAGRLHARILASVAEYETEIRAERVAAGQAVARKKGKRWGGSEKGWRWKVTDDQVNAIHEMRAQGKAITKIARVTGLSRPTIYRVLREVQPL
- a CDS encoding heavy metal-responsive transcriptional regulator, whose translation is MKSLTIGQVAERSGVGVEAVRFYEREGLIPKPDRSSSGYRQFDDQTIARLQFIRRAKELGFTLTEIKELLSLRLDATTSCADIKSRAEAKIADFDEKIRTLKQMKRALNKLTSECSGRGSISECSILDALDSKPRK
- a CDS encoding MerR family transcriptional regulator — translated: MARQFTISQVAKSAKLPTTTVRYYERVGLVEPDDRSAGNYRLYSEESLRKLKFIRAAQAVGFTLDDIKALLDRPDDQNSACEDVQRLIEKRLSDIKQKLKDLRHVQRVLQTSLNQCREFQSAECCHVLKTLEAAAKK
- a CDS encoding mercuric transporter MerT family protein, with protein sequence MTAETTTDKRLHCPSCNKKAKRVSQVTLRALLKDQFATEIGSDDHSCCDSHSGCTSLTEDTGWRYCDSSDCDVVYFSETGDISFTKSQLNVPVGVKETSGERPLCYCFGHSVASIKNELRTKEHSDALEDIRDKMKAPGCHCETSNPSGSCCLGSVSKGIRIAQKELELNASNETPTSIVKPSTGRVEKFAQIGTVFSAIMASACCWLPLLLLAVGVSGAGIAATLETYRPLFIIVTFGFLGSAFYFTYRPKKFAAGTGHGCCPTETMEAEDCCTPKAKRRFNMMSLNKVMLWGVTVLAVAFLFFPSYVGLLFGTGNNSAVTENMHRAVFQIEGMTCEGCATTVAQAIRQVPGVVAVEISYEKRQAAVGVEPGSPIPKKEILAALKKAGYSGKILSTEETSEASDHIITATTPPSIDGDDEQSSNIPNEFFLQTVLNIEGMTCEECAKRVSEMIHSVPGITDVHVDFESGRANVQSPACCAFPKEAVLSAVEKSGFHGKVIVEETPVSTSSTKQ
- a CDS encoding heavy-metal-associated domain-containing protein, which codes for MMNLNGFAGMTLAFAMLAAFSVVDAGEDQDRSLTLMTYSIGIQGMTCETCSAHAQKELAAVPGVVKSSVDWKTGRAWVTVQLPRQEDVRTANPRQISTKLATAVERSGYRPTVNYLLIIKGMTCEACSQHIQDAIVKVPGVSAASVNYKGGYAVVVPKDKARYLAQNLVAAVKKVGYTATVHTRP
- the merA gene encoding mercury(II) reductase, which produces MNQNYDLVILGSGSTAFAAALVAQKMGYTSIMTEERTIGGTCVNRGCLPSKNLIEAAKLLHDAHHPRYPGLTPCRIKLDFSALIAQKRKVIQDYREKKYESLIDGRIHIEQGHVHFVDPHTVKVNGKLLRGEKILIATGSRPIVPDIEGLDQVPYLTSDLLTVDEETELTDLPKTLLIVGGGYISLELAQMFHRFGTGVTILERNPQLLAHGYEPEVGHSIGNVFSEEGIQVVVNASVRTVRQEDDEVIATVLVGGKKVDYRAEKLLVATGRRPNTDYIGIEKSEVQVNTHDEISVDEYLRTSVPHIFAAGDVIGQHSGSQMATPVGSQDGGIAARNALSDDLRFVDHRVIPRCIFTDPQVAVVGMTEEEAVVAGHQCWYNTVPMSLVPRAGAIRDTRGIIKMVADANTNEVLGVSMVAANAGEVIHEAAMALRFRATIHDFIDLLHVYPTMSEALKIVAISKFKDPTKLSCCAE
- a CDS encoding YnfA family protein, with amino-acid sequence MKTIILFLVTAFFEIAGCFAFWAWLRMNRSAWWTVPGTISLIIFALFLTRAESDFAGRSYAAYGGIYVVSSLIWLWMIESQSPDHWDVIGAIICLGGASLILFGPRPLMQ